TTACAGACAAACGACCATCCACAAACGACGAACGTCTCAACTCAAAAATCGTCATCCAACACACGAAGGAGGATAATCAATCGACCCAaatcccgaccaacgccaaccaTCACACCTTCTCGAGAAGACATGATCATCTCACGAGAACACCTTTTTCAGGACGTGACCACCTCACAAGGACGAACTGTCAACCACCCCAAAGACGAAAAAACGTAACTCAACATACACGACGCTCGAATCTGACACAACAAGGAACACGGATCAACATCCCATCGCGAGGGCTCGATTGACCTCGACGTCCACTCAATCCAACAGAAGACTCATCAGCCACAATATATTTGTTTGATAACAGTAGTCTCATGGAAACCATGCATATAGATATGTTTTACCATCGTAAAGATAAGAGCCTTCTGCTGCCCAACAAAAGTGACAAAAACACAAACACCTACGTAACATGCcatcagtaaaaaaaaaaaaaaaaaactaccatACTGTCACGTACTACAGGTGGGACCGACCACAACAATTCTACAGATACTTTTCTCCAGCGGGGTGGCCAGTACCTGTACCGGGATAAGTCGGGTCGGCGCCGACGGGACGGTGGTGGTGCTGACTGGTAAGGGGAACACGACCGGTGCCGCCGCGGTGGGCAGCAGACTCCTCTTGGTGCTCGGCCTTCTCCTCGTGGTACTCCGCCTTGGCCGCCTTCTCCCTCGCCTTGGCTCTTTCGTCCGCCGCTTCCCTCTCCTCCGGTGTCCGAGCAGTTGCCGCCTCTGCCTTTCCCTCGGCCTTGCCGGAGTactccttcaccttctccttgGTCGCGCTAGCCATGTCCTTCACCTTCTCCTTCGCAGCATGCATCGTGCCTCGACCAACTTTACCCTGCGCAGTGGAAGCCGGAGACAACAAGAGACCGTGAGATCTGGTTTCACGTCAACATTGGACCTCATATGGAAACCTGGAGAGTCTGCTACTTCATGAACAAGGTGACACCTACAATTCCACGTGTAGCACATGCAGATACACTTTACGTCTACAATTTGCACGTTTGCATGGTGCAGTACATTACGTTTATCCCATCATCTGCACACGTCTCCCTGGACAATTGCTCGACCTTTTCTGACGATGTCAAGATGGACAAATCCTTCAGCTTTCGTGACAGACAAGTTTCGAATGCATTTCGATTACCTCGTGACTTAGTTGGATCATAACTTATGTGTCCCATAGAGTGGCCCTCTGTAATAGTCATGTTATATGGCCCATAATAATAACAGCCCATATAACCACTCATTGTGCAACGAAGCCACCCTTTTCTCtctcatgaaaaaaaataaatccaaTCAATGTCGCAAAGCAGAACACATCGGACGGTCATTCGCAAAGCACGAACCCATCGGACGGTCCCAAACACGCATCAGATGTTATTTTCACTGACAGAGCGTCCCATCAAATAAATAAGACGGCGTTCGTTATACAAAGATGGTTgcgggaggaggaggacatgCTGCACTGCTGCGGCAGCAAAAGGTTCGCCAAGGAGATGGCCTCCGCTTGTCGCTTCGCCGACGTCCAGCACGCCCACCGAGTCGCCCGCGACATCTGGTTCAACAAGGTCGCCGCTTGCCTCCTCCGTAGTTCCTCTTCCCATCGTTCTCTCGATTCCGTTGATGACCTCATCTCGCCTTCCTTTCCCTTAAATCTCGTAGGTCGACGTCGCAGGATGGCTTGAGGCCGTCTCGGCTCACCTGGCGATCGGAGCCACCTCCCCGTCTTCTCCCAGTTCGTACAATGTTTCCTATTATTTCAACAATTTCTTATTCTGGCTGAAGCCGCCGTCGCTGATTCGATTGTTGATTGTACTAGGTGGAGCAAGGAAGAGCAATCCGCTGCGATGGCTACTGCCACCGATTCCATCTTGCAGGTGATCCTTCGATGCGTTACTGGTCGTTTCGCCaaaattttctcttgatttaCTTAAGAACGTCAAACAATTGTTGATTTCTTATTTGATTTAGCAAATTGTTGATGGAGTGGAATGCTCGGTACAGGGAGAAATTTGGGTTTGTGTTTCCTATATGCACGTCTGGGAGGGGCACGCAACAGATTCTTTCTGAATTAAAGGTTTCATTTCTTCTTGAGGGAAAAAAAAACCAGTTTGGTTTATGGTTTCCGTTATGACTCGGGTAAAATTGGATTAGTTTCCAGTTGCTCTTGACAAAAATAGTATTGATGATGTTAATGTCAAGTGCTTCTTAAACTATCTTTTCATTGGAATCTTGTTAGAGCTTACCATGGGATAGGACTAGCCAATGATGTATGTCTGTCTACTATCTCAGCCTAGAAGCTCTTTCCTCCTGTGCTGTGTGTTCCTGTGGTTGTATGTGTATGCAAGGATGGATTCTTGATCTCAAATTCGAGTGCACGTGaataatattgaaaaaaaataaagtttctttaaattttggaaatatttcaaataaacttTCTCTATGGTCCCCAAAAAAAGATACCTTAAGCCTTGAACTGGGAGACGTACAAGAAGGAAGAGGGATCAATGAGAATTCAGTACCTCAATGCAGACAATGATAACCAGACAGATGCCAACTTAGCTGTTCACGAGTGTTATTTGACATAAGAGCACTTGAAGATCCTCACACTAGATAAAGATGATTCAGGGAGCTTGAGAAAGGAGACAGATTGATGATTACAAACCATTGTCCGAAGAAATTTTCATAGAAGATTCAAGGAGAACATCATTTTGAGGTTCAAGCTTTCAGTTTTTCTTCCTATGGCAATATTGACAAACCTTTGTGAATTACAAGTTGAAAAAGTGAAATTAGGAAATTATTTGGGAACTTATGCTAGGGAAAGCTATGGCCATTCTTCTTTGGCCAGTTTATGAATTTTTCATCAGAATGATCTATTTCCTATACTATTGACTTGTGGTCTATATCTGGTTACAACATGTAGTACTTTTCTAAAGTAAACTACTTTCTTTTGCATATGATGTGATATTTCCATATTTATTCTTTAACTAACCCGTGGACAGGTTCCAAGGATCTTTAGTGGTTACAGGTAGTAATACATATTTCGTTTCTTACTATAACTAGGATGATTGTTAGTATGTTCATAGAGCTAACAACTATGCTTGAAAGAAATCTGATCATATTTATCAGTAGGCATTGAAATTAGCTAAGCTTCACTTTTTCTGAGTTCTTTTTTCCAAGTCTTTTTAAGTGAATGTGTTCCTTTTGCACATGCTTTGAGTGAAGGTGTTCCACATTCACTTGCTTTGCAGTTAAGAAAAGGAGTCTTAGTCTGGTGGAATCTTTTAGATTATCTATATGTAAGTGTGTAATCTGTTTGATGTTTGGTTTGTTGGTTTTTGTTCAGTCCATTTGAGATGATTATATATTAGTTATTACTCCTAGTCTACCATCTTAGCATCTACTGTTGTTCATACAACCCGTTCTCCTAGTTCTTCAAAAGCCCTAATTACATAGGCTACTTATGTTGTGATGTTAGTGTTTGAACATTTGTCCCCACTGTAGAAACTAATCACTATTGATGTACCTAGCCTTACTCCAACATGAGCAG
The DNA window shown above is from Musa acuminata AAA Group cultivar baxijiao chromosome BXJ2-4, Cavendish_Baxijiao_AAA, whole genome shotgun sequence and carries:
- the LOC135608736 gene encoding uncharacterized protein LOC135608736, giving the protein METWRVCYFMNKVTPTIPRVAHADTLYVYNLHVCMVQYITFIPSSAHVSLDNCSTFSDDVKMDKSFSFRDRQVSNAFRLPHGCGRRRTCCTAAAAKGSPRRWPPLVASPTSSTPTESPATSGSTRSTSQDGLRPSRLTWRSEPPPRLLPVEQGRAIRCDGYCHRFHLAGSSPRTHPPSWMLPVPLQPLAWRFTFEMWKGAQRHPLFTNREFTDWVLVDHENIVEASSFSPVQKLDGCVMILSVAKASVR
- the LOC103982060 gene encoding late embryogenesis abundant protein 18-like, translating into MHAAKEKVKDMASATKEKVKEYSGKAEGKAEAATARTPEEREAADERAKAREKAAKAEYHEEKAEHQEESAAHRGGTGRVPLTSQHHHRPVGADPTYPGTGTGHPAGEKYL